Within Vidua chalybeata isolate OUT-0048 chromosome 26, bVidCha1 merged haplotype, whole genome shotgun sequence, the genomic segment TTCTGGTGCTTCTGGCCCCGCCGGTCCCCGAGTGAGTCCCGGGACGAGCTGCGACATCCGGCCACGGCCGTGGCACCGCAGGGGAGGGCGGGGGGCCCCCACCGCCATCGGGATCCCCGCGGGGTCCTGACTCGGGGCTGGAGGCTCTGCCGGGGCCGCACGGCCGCGCTCACGCTTTTCTCCCGTCCCGCAGGGTCCTCCCGGCTccgctggtgctgctggcaagGACGGTCTGAACGGGCTGCCCGGCCCCATCGGTCCCCCCGGCCCCCGCGGCCGCACCGGCGACGTCGGTCCCGTCGTACGTGCCGACCCTTCCGCCCTCCCAGAGCCGCCCGCCTTCAGCGCCCGCTCCTCCGtcaccatcctcctcctctccccacgCAGGgtccccccggcccccccgggccccccggTCCTCCCGGCCCTCCGAGCGGCGGCTTCGACTTCAGCTTCCTGCCCCAGCCGCCCCAGGAGAAGGCGCACGACGGCGGCCGCTACTACCGGGCCGATGACGCCAACGTGATGCGCGACCGCGACCTGGAGGTGGACACCACCCTCAAGAGCCTGAGCCAGCAGATCGAGAACATCCGCAGCCCCGAGGGCACCCGCAAGAACCCCGCCCGCACCTGCCGCGACCTGAAGATGTGCCACGGCGACTGGAAGAGCGGTCGGTGTCCCCCCGGTCCCCGCCGGCCCCTCGCGGCTGTCACCCCgtctctgtcccctctgctgctcctcacctcTGTCCTTCTTCCACCTCCCGGTGCATCCGCACCGCCCCTCGTCTGTCCTGTCTCTCCTGTCTGCCTTCCcctccatcctccatcctccatcccCCTCCCGTCCCTCCCTCCCGTCCCTCTCCTGTTTGCtccccttcttcttcctcttttcctgctcCACGCTCCACCTCCATCTCCCTCCTTTGCCTTCCTCACCTCCCTCCTCATCTCCCACGGCTGCTCCttgccttcctccttcctcccctcaccCTCAACTTCTCCCAGCCTTCATCTCCCAGTCCCTGGCCCTCAcccatccctccatcctctgctcctcagctccaTTCTCCAACccctggggctgttcctcaCCCTCATCCTTCATCCCTCCTGGCTCTTCCTCACCTGTTCCCTCCTGGATTCTCCTTtcctccatcccctggggctgctcctcacctgttccatccctctggctgctcctcacctgttccatccctctggctgctcctcacCTGTTCCATCCCTCTGGCTGTTTCTCACCTGTTCCATCCCTCTGGCTTCTCCTCACCTGTTCCATCCCTCTGGCTGttcctcacctgtcccatccctctggctgctcctcagctccaCTCTCCATCCCCTGAGGCTGCTCCTCACCTTcatcctccatccctgctggctgATCCTCCCTTCCACgcccctggctgtccctccccttttccctcctggctGTCCCTCCCCTCCAAcctccttccccctctcctgaccctgtccctgtcccctcaggcGAGTACTGGATCGACCCCAACCAAGGCTGCAACCTGGACGCCATCAAGGTCTTCTGCAACATGGAGACAGGCGAGACGTGCGTGTACCCGACGCAGGCGTCCATCGCCCGCAAGAACTGGTACCTCAGCAAGAACCCCAAGGAGAAGAAACACGTCTGGTTCGGCGAGACCATGAGCGACGGCTTCCAGGTGGGCACGGGGGGCCACCagtggggggggtggggggcgaGGGGACGGGGGGCGGCCGGAGCGTTGATGTGACCGACGTCCCCTGGCGCAGTTCGAGTACGGCGGCGAGGGCTCCGACCCGGCCGACGTTGCCATCCAGCTGACCTTCCTGCGCCTCATGGCCACCGAGGCCGCCCAGAACGTCACCTACCACTGCAAGAACAGCGTGGCCTACATGGACCAGGCCAGCGGCAACCTGAAGaaggccctgctgctgcagggcgCCAACGAGATCGAGATCCGCGCCGAGGGCAACAGCCGCTTCACCTACGGCGTCACCGAGGACGGCTGCACGGTGCGTGCCGGGGCGCGGTGGGAGCGGGGGACCCCCGTTGGGGACGGGGGGTGACCGTGGTGTCCCCGCAGAGTCACACGGGCGCCTGGGGCAAGACAGTCATCGAGTACAAGACGACGAAGACCTCGCGCCTGCCCATCATCGATTTGGCTCCTATGGACGTCGGCGCTCCGGACCAGGAATTCGGCATCGACATCGGCCCCGTCTGCTTCTTGTAACCCCGGATGCCCCACGCGTGACAGGAGAgagtaataataatgataaaaaaattaataataataaaaaaaaaaaaaaaaaaaaaaaaaaaaaaaaaaaaaaaaaaaaaaaaaaaaaaaaaaaaaagagaaaatttcacATGGACTTGAATTTGTGTCGGTTTCTATCCAGCGTCTCTAAAACAACTCCGGTTGCGTTGCCgtaagaggaaaaaacctcaaaaaccctcccaaaacaaaaaaaaaaaaaccaaaaccgCATTCAACCCCCCcgaaaaatatttaaaaaaacccaaataaatgactttttcaaacaaaatcaCCAGGAAGTGGGTTCGCTTGCTTGCCCCCCCTCATTCCTCAGCCCCAgagatggcagagctcagctccccagagggtccccgagccccccgggacccccaggcCCCCTCCCCGCCAGCCCCTTCGCTTCTTGCATCTCattagaattttaatttttgctgcGAGGAAGATCTCGAACTCCTGGctataatttgctttttctcccttgttctccctctttccctcccctctcccccttattttttatttggatAATGCTGATTTTGAGTTCTCTtgatttccttttgttctggttattttttatcatgatttgttgttgttgttgttgttgttgttgttctgttCGCTGTTTgttgttcattttattttcattcaggCAGCAAAACCAATTCACTCCCAAGCCGCGGAGCAGCTCCGGCCCTGCGCTGACGCCCCTGTCCGGATGGCTACCTCACCACTCTCGGGGTGTTTCATCGTCTTTTTGAgtctgaattttggggttctttttgggtttttttagcttcGTTTGGAGCTTTTCAGCCGTGCCGGGACTTTCCTGCCAGGTTCAGAGCAAAGGTGCTAatttttccccccccacccccatcatgttccccccttttttctctttggttgCTCTGTTGTTCtcttattttgattttcctttggaggttttctttccctcaggATTTTTATcctggttttttgttgttgttttgggtttttttaataattatttttaaatattctcttTAATTTTGGCCCCGGAACACCCAACCCCGGGACCGCCTGGTGCTACAACCTCCAAAGAGGTCTCAGCTTGGTCTGTTCTAATCCCCCTCTATTTTACGGtttatttccctccttttttcttctttttttttttttttgctgctcagCTCCCCGCTCGGGAATTTTCCAAAGGTGCTatttccccccgccccccactACCCCCAGCTCCACCACCCCACGAGCAAATCCCGCAAAGCGAGAGGCATCAAATCCcaaggggaaaaggaataaatcGATTTTCCAGGTCGAGCAGGTGGAACTTCAGCTCCGCTCTCATCTTCCAGcagctttttctccctccctccatccccgcATCCTCCCCGGGCACGGAGGGCCACGAACCCACTCCCTTTGCCGGGCCCAGCTCCCGGCGGATGCTCCGGCTTTCCCCCGGTTTTGTACCTAGTTTGTATAATgtattataataattaattaattaattaagtaattaataattttaaagtggtttgggggttttcttcttttctattcttttttttttttttttttttttttctaaatggatatatattttttttttttttttaatttttcctgacTGCTGAAATAAAGGCATGTGAAATGATCCAACCAACCTCGGGCTGCTCTGCGCCGCTctcggggggctcggggggggtCCTGGCTGGGCGATGTTGGGAATTCCTCGTCCCTGATCCCGCTCTCATCCTGGCCGATCCCGTTCTGCTCCCAGCgacttctgtgctgctctccctgcccgtcctcctcctcctcctcctcctcctcctcctcctcctcctcctcctcctgtcccagccccccCAACCCGGGATGAgggggggaggaaggaaggggagggggttgggatgggctgggggcGCAGAGCCGCTGGGAACCCCCAatgggaggggtctgggggggggtCTGTGCCCCCAAATGGGgaggggggctggaggggaggaagggctggggggcagctgctgccaggctgggaaaactggggggGGGGCTCAGCTCAGAGCGACCCCCgaaagggagagctggggagggggggcaCAAAGACACGCCCCAAAATTGGGGCAGAGGGGTGAGGGGCTGGCCCGGTGTGGGGGTGCCCCACGACGAGCCCCCCACTCCGCGCCCCTCACTGGTGACCGCCCGCGGTCGGGTGTcggggatggggaggggggggggctgtgccctgtctgtgccccctccccatgGCGGGGGGCACGCGgggacccccccagccccggggccaGCAGCGCCGGCGCTGTCCCGCTCCATCAATGGCTGCCCTTGTTCTGCGGGGCCCCCGCgcttccctctcccccagctgGCGCCGCCCCGGCCGGGGGGGCTCTCAAAGAGCCTCTTTCTTCcgcggggctgggccgggggcACCCCCGGGGGcggggaggggtcctgggggtgcCGGCCGGGATGGATGGCCGGCTCTGAGCGGAGCGCGCCGAGCCCTCGGGGGCTCCGGGTGGGACACGGACAGCCAGgtgagctggggggggggggggatttggggggtcatCGCGGGGCTCTGGGAGTGTGTCCCCCCCTTGGTCCCAATCCCCGGCCCCTTCccattcccctgtccccctacggggctgggggggtcaCTCGGAGTCACCCCAGCCCTTGTGGGGGGTTGCGAGTTTTGATGAGGGGGTCGTGGCTGAGCACCCCCAAACCTACCCCGTAAATAAAGCGCAGAAGCCTCACTTCGTCACTGAAGACTCAATTTATCCACCAAAACTCACCCTAAAGCGGGGACACCCCGAATCCTCCGGGCAGAGCCCGGCCGGACCCGCGGCTCCTCCTGCCGCTGCCGGGGTTTTGTCCCCCCCCCAAAGCCACCCGGACGCGCGGCGCTGGCGTTGTCCCCGCGGCGCGGGTGTCCCCTCAGTGCGGGAGCAGCGGGGCGCGGGCCCCGTGGCGAGCGCTGGCCATGGGGTTGGTGCGCTGGCCCGTGCGGACGTTGAACATGGGCAGCGTGGAGAGCGGCCGGGGCACGTCCCGGCTGCCGGCCATGAGCCGCAGCTCGCGGGTGTCCCCGAGGATGGAGCTGTGATGGACCAGCTGGATgctgcggggacagcgcgggaTGCAGCCcgggctgccagcagcaccccctGGGGAACCCCTCCCTGGGGTCCCTATCCCCTCAGTGGGGCCAGCGAGGCCGGCGTTTGGGCGTGCGCCCCAAAAATTGGGATCTTCACCCCAAAACGAGGGTCTGCACCCCGTCACTGGGGCCTGCTCCCCGTCACGGGGGTCTGCTCACCCTTCAGCGGGGTTTGCATGCCTTTATTGGGGTCTGCACCCGATCTTTATTGGGGTCTGCACCCCAAAAGGGAGGGCTGAACCCCATCATTGGGGTTTGTGTGTCGTTCCTGGGGTCTGCCCCTCATCTTTGGGGTCTCCTCCCTGCCCGGGGTCCCTCAGAGGCTGTCACAGAAGTGAAGCAGCTCCTTGTGCCCCCACCCCATATCTGAGAGGGCTTTTGGGGGGTCCaaggggtggggagggcaggagggggctggaggggcccCTTTGGGATGGGGGGACCTTTAGGCTCCAGGGCACCCCCAAAGAGCCGATTGCTCCCTGTCCCCTTTTCCTTGGCTGGAAGAAACcccccccagagcagccccccAAAGCAGCCCCCCCAAGCAGCGCCCCCAAAGcaccccccagcacccccacaGCTCAAGCAGGACTCACTCAGACGTCTGCAAGTCCCGTTTTTCCctacaaaacagaagaaaaagagaaaaacccgATAATTACGGTGAGAAGGGCTCTCACCACCCCCCGGGTCGTCCCGGTTGTCACAAGGGTCGGGGAAGGGACACCCGGGCCGGGGTCCCCGcgccctggcagggtgggggggACCCCCCGACTCACACTCCCTCCCTGCGGCAGCACATGAGGTGGCCcaggagcaggcacagcagcgCGGCCACCGCCAGCGGCACCAGCAGCGTCACCAGGAAGGCGGGCAGCAGCTCCCGGGGGGCGACCTCGGTGGGCGGCTCGAAACCGCccccctcctccagcaccccGGACCCCCACACCGGCCCCGGCGTGGTGGGGCTGGGCCCgacctgcagctgcaggggagggggcgtgaggaggggctggggggctctggggacacgggggggacaccACGGGGGTCTCACCAGGGTGAGGTTGCACCAGCGGATGGAGAAGTGGGGGGCGAAGGTGTCGTAGCAGGAGGCGAGGGGACGCTGGCCGCGGTGACAGCGGGAGCGGCTCTGCGGGGACACGGCCGACGCCAGGCACGGCGAgaaggggctgtgggagccCACCTGGACGTACACCCTGCGCGGCAGGCGACCCCAAAGGCAGCCACGGTGAGGAGACCCCGCACCGCCGCTGGGAGGTGACCCCAAAAGCCCCGCGGGGAGGCCGAGGACGTCCCCGGGgccacccccctccccccccagccctgcccgtaCCCCTCCCTGCGGCCCTCGATGGGCAGCGGGACGCGGCCGCCGCGGTCCAGGGCGGAGGTGACATTGATGACGTGCAGGTCCCCGCGCTCCCAGAGCCCGGCCGAGGCCTGCAGGAACATCTCCCGCGCCGCCtcgggcagcagctcctccacgTCCCTGTTCCCCACCAGGAACTCGGCCTGGAAGGGCGCGTCCCCACCTGCGGGGACAGGTGGCACGCGTGGGGGACACGCCGCGGCCGTGGCGGGGCCATCCCGGGCGGTTCGGGGCGCTCGGGCCGTACCTGGGGCGGGGGTGACGCTGATGAGCAGGCGCTGGGACGCGGTGGCGAAGGTGTGACGGTTGTAGGCCAGCAcctgaggggacagaggggacacctgggatgggCCAGCCCCGCTCGTGGGCCACCCCAAGAGCGGCGGGGGCCGTACCTGGACGCTGTGGGTGCCCAGCTCGGGGGCCAGCGGGCAACCGTACAGGAAGCCGGGCTGGCCGGGGCCCCGCTGGGCGAAGCGCAGCCACCGCGGCAGGTCCGGGCGGCCCCGCAGGTGGGCACGGAAGGTCacgggggctgcggggacacGCGGGGGTGGGCACGGGCACCGCCagctgtgccccccccccccccccgcccaccGCCCCATCCAGCTGGTCCCCACAAAGGGGTcgtccctgggggtgctgctccCAGGTCGGAGCTGCGACCCCAAATAGAGGGGACCCCTCCGGGGGGGGACCCCAAGGCAgtggggaggtgctgggggagcCCCAAAGGGGTGGAGGGTGGAGGGgggggatggatggacagacGGACAGCCCAGCTGGGGTGATCCTGGAGGGGACCATTGGCCAGTGGCCCCCCTTTTACTATTCCCAGCCCCCCAAGGCTGGCCCTCACCATCATCATCCTCGCTGCCGCTGAAGGCCTCCAGGAACGGCTCCCGCTCCAGCTCGTGGACGAAGATGGCTCCGGTCTCGGCGGAGACGCGGAGGTCGGGGAGGACGTGGTGGTCGGGGACGGtggccagggacacccccagggcCAGGGCTGTGGCCACACACggggctggagccagggctgggagcacggcccctccctgcctcagtttccccagtgCCCACAGACCCCTGGGACTCTCACAGGGACAGGACCGTGTCCCTGCAATGCCAGGTGTCCCCGCCgtgccaggtgtccccaggcagAGCGGGAGGATGTTTAGgagggggtggggacagggacagaacggggtcagggctgggacagggcaggggacaggatgggatggggacaaggacaggatggggacaagggCAGGATGgccccagcaccttccctggCCCTGGCTGTCACACAAAAGTCCCACTCATTGTCCCCCGCCCTGTCCCAGACCCCGCTGGCACCCGGGACTCACGGTGGCTTTTTTTAGCTCTGGCAtgtcccagccccttcccccttcccccgtcctctccctctgcaccccctgtgtcccccccagtTTGGGGTCCCCCCTCCCCTCCGCCGCCCAGGCCCGGCCGTGTCCCCCGGGGGTGACAGGGCTGTCACTCGCctgccagcacccagagccGGAGCAGCTCGGGGCCCTCCATGTTCCcggcgccgggagcggggccagCGCTGATTGACGgaggcagcggggccgggggggcccgCGGGGGGGTCCCACAGGGGACACCCCTCCACCGCCACCTCCTGTCACCAAGGCACGGCGCTCCGAGGGGCTCCCGTGCCCCCCGGAGGGTCcctgaggtgtccccagggcggGTTTGTCCCAGCGCCCCCGCTCGGGGGTAGCGGGGTGGCGGCGggggggacacttggggacaccaggggacaggCGAGGGCCCCCCGGCATGGCCACCAGCGAGACGGGAACACGCGTGTGCGCGCCCGGGGGCGGACACGGCGCTGCGTGGGGACGGTGACACGAGCGGAGGGCGCTGGGACAGCGCGGGGTGGCAGCGACGGGGACCTGCGGGGGTGGGGGCGATGGCAGCGGcggaaggggaaggggaggggagggggtggtCGTGGGGGGgccgccccccccgcccccccgtGTCGCGTCACGCCTCGTCACGCACAAAGGGCCGGAGGTGCCTCGGGTGACACGGGGAGGGGACAATCCCACATCTGCAGGGTCCTGCTGCCCGTGCGCCTCCCACGCTGGGGACCgggggtgtcccctgtccccccccaccccgcgcAGCAGGGACCCCAACACGGCCACGGGGGTCGGGTCTGCCCCCCTCGCCCTCAGGCACCCAGTGGGAAGACAAAAAACGCAAataaccccccccccaaaatactCCCCGGCTGTGCAGAAAAGGGGGGGCCGCACTGTCCCCACCAGTCCGGGCCCTTGTCACAGTGTCCCCTCCCGCCACCACAGACTGGCACTGCCGGGGGATGTGCTGCACCCCCCGAGGGGTTGagggggacattggggtcctgtggggacaccgagggacacccggggccggggggggctTTGGGCGTGGGGAGGGGACAAGTGGGTAAAAccgaggggacacagggacgggagcggggacacggggacagagctggaaggggcacagggacagcatgGGGGGACGGGGGGACAAACTGGGGGGACAAGGGGATAacgcggcggggggggggggtgggtaCAAACTCGGGGGGCGATatggggacaggatggggggacatggggacgaAGCCGGGGGGATGTGAGGGAAGGATGGGGGATGATGTGGGGACAGGATGAGGAGACGCAGGGACAGatccggggggggggggggtgggtaCAAATTTTGGGGGGTGCGGGGACGAGAccgaggggacacggggacagagcTGCGGGAGAGATGGGGACAGAACGCGGGGGgcggggacagagctgggggaaCACAGGGGGACAGATCTGGGGAGGGGGACGTGGGGACAAGAACtggaggggggggggacacgcggggacagagctgggggggTGGCACCAGCGGCCGAGCCGGCGTTTGGGGGGGGGGCCCCACACTGCACAGCGCGGTTGCCGGGGGGGCCCCGCCGCAGGGAGGGGACCCCGGTGCGGGCGTGGGGAGGGGACCGCAGGGGACGCGCGGGGGGTCCCCATGGccgggctgcggcggcggcggcggcgctgagGCCGAAGCGCggctgaggaagaggaagagcgAGCGCTGCTCAGACCCAGAGGGCTctgcgggcagcggggcgggcagagcgcggcggcggcggcggcggcggcggcggcggcggcggcggcggctccatCACCGGCGCGCagaaaggggaagaggaggaggaggaggagcggggaggaaggaaggaaggcaggaaggaagaagCGCCGCGGCGGAGGGGCCCGCGGGATGGCCATGGCCTGAccgggccggggcagcgctgcccccCGGCACAGCCCCCCCCCGGCACAGCCCCCCGCCCATGGAGCGGTAGCGGGCGCGGGGCccgggggcagcggcggcggtggcggcgaGCGATGCGGGCGCCGGGACCATGCTGAGGACCGaggccggcggggccgggggggccccCTCggccgggggcgcggcgggggccggggggctGCGCAGCGCGTCCCCGCACCGGAACGCCTACGAGGCCACCATCCAGGCCCTGGCGCCCACAAAGGAGGCCGATGGCGAGGACGGCAAGAAGAGCCGCGGGAAGAAGTATGGCTCCAACGTGCATCGGATCAAGAACATGTTCCTGCAGATGGGGACGGCGCCCGGCCCCGAGGGCGCCTGCGACCTGGCCAAGGCCAAGGAGAAGCCGGTGCGCCTGTCCCTGCCCCGCGCCGGCAGCCTCGGCGATGGCGTGGACCAGGGCAGCCTCCTCAAGCTGGGCACCAGCGTCTCGGAGCGCGTCAGCCGCTTCGACTCCAAGCCCGACAAACCCTTCTCCAAGCTGCAGGAGACCCGCAAGATCTTCGAGAGGAGCCCGCAGGAGAAGGCCACCACCACCAAGCTGCTGCTGCGCAAGGAGCGCGCCGGCTTCCAGGACCGCAAGCTGGACGTGGTGGTGAGGTTCAACGGCAGCACCGAGTCCCTGGACAAGCTGGACGCCGACGCCGTGTCGCCCACCGTGAGCCAGCTCAGCGCCGTCTTCGAGAAGGCCGACCTGAGGAACAACCTGCACAAGGCGCAGGGCCGGGCGGCCGCGCCGCTCAACGCCAAGGTGGTGGCCAAGCGGCCCAGGGTGTTCGAGGCCGCGCGCCCGGGCGATGGCCACGCCGCCCCGGCACGTGCCCGGCCGCAGGACGAGGAGAAGGCGGCCGGGAAGAGCGGGCGGCCGGTGGAGAAGGAGGCGGCCGCGCCAAGGGTGCAGGAGGTCTGCAAGATCAAGCCCGTGGAGGTGGAGGAGAGCGGAGagggcgaggaggaggaggaggaggcggcggcggcggtgggTGAAGCGGTGCCCGCGCCCCAACCGGCCAAAGGGGACGAGGGTCCGGCGGCCGCAGCCCCCCGGCCGGACGGGGGCTcgggggcggccgcgggcgAGGAGGGCGTCAAGGGCGAGCGGGCGGAGGAGGGCGATGGCTCCGAGGAGGCCAAGAAGGAGGACTTCTCCGAGGCGGACCTGGTGGACATAAGTGCCTACAGCGGGCTCGGGGAGGACTCGGGGGGCAGcgggctggaggaggaggaggaggccgAAGGGCTGTACGAGCCCGAGTCGGGCTGCGTGGAGATCCCGGGGCTCTCCGAGGAA encodes:
- the SGCA gene encoding alpha-sarcoglycan, with product MEGPELLRLWVLAALALGVSLATVPDHHVLPDLRVSAETGAIFVHELEREPFLEAFSGSEDDDAPVTFRAHLRGRPDLPRWLRFAQRGPGQPGFLYGCPLAPELGTHSVQVLAYNRHTFATASQRLLISVTPAPGGDAPFQAEFLVGNRDVEELLPEAAREMFLQASAGLWERGDLHVINVTSALDRGGRVPLPIEGRREGVYVQVGSHSPFSPCLASAVSPQSRSRCHRGQRPLASCYDTFAPHFSIRWCNLTLLQVGPSPTTPGPVWGSGVLEEGGGFEPPTEVAPRELLPAFLVTLLVPLAVAALLCLLLGHLMCCRREGVEKRDLQTSDIQLVHHSSILGDTRELRLMAGSRDVPRPLSTLPMFNVRTGQRTNPMASARHGARAPLLPH
- the PPP1R9B gene encoding neurabin-2, with amino-acid sequence MLRTEAGGAGGAPSAGGAAGAGGLRSASPHRNAYEATIQALAPTKEADGEDGKKSRGKKYGSNVHRIKNMFLQMGTAPGPEGACDLAKAKEKPVRLSLPRAGSLGDGVDQGSLLKLGTSVSERVSRFDSKPDKPFSKLQETRKIFERSPQEKATTTKLLLRKERAGFQDRKLDVVVRFNGSTESLDKLDADAVSPTVSQLSAVFEKADLRNNLHKAQGRAAAPLNAKVVAKRPRVFEAARPGDGHAAPARARPQDEEKAAGKSGRPVEKEAAAPRVQEVCKIKPVEVEESGEGEEEEEEAAAAVGEAVPAPQPAKGDEGPAAAAPRPDGGSGAAAGEEGVKGERAEEGDGSEEAKKEDFSEADLVDISAYSGLGEDSGGSGLEEEEEAEGLYEPESGCVEIPGLSEEEEPVPNRKIQFSTAPIQVFSTYSNEDYDRRNEDVDPMAASAEYELEKRVERLDLFPVELEKDSEGLGISIIGMGAGADMGLEKLGIFVKTVTEGGAAHRDGRIQVNDLIVEVDGTSLVGVTQSFAASVLRNTKGRVRFLIGREKPGEQSEVAQLIQQTLEQERWQREMMEQRYTQYTEDDEETGEYATDEEEEMSPMFPSGEMAIEVFELAENEDTLSPVEMDPEKLVHKFKELQIKHAVTEAEIQQLKRKLQCLEQEKARWRAEKAQLEQSVEENKERMEKLEGYWMEAQNLCQAVDEHLKETQAQYQTLERKYSKAKRLIKEYQQKEIEFLKKETAQRRVLEESELAHKEEMEKLQEKISELEAKLQTLKNSNPT